A genomic region of Carettochelys insculpta isolate YL-2023 chromosome 7, ASM3395843v1, whole genome shotgun sequence contains the following coding sequences:
- the LOC142016008 gene encoding dual specificity protein phosphatase 13B-like — MLHTKGSSSETSSLAPYETPSLFDLQKLFWFRGGSDNHLDQVWPNLFLGDAWAARSKATLQSLSITHILNAAAGPYSINTGARYYKDLQVVYHGVEAFDDPSFDLSVFFYDAANFIQKALCTPGGKVFVHCAMGISRSASLVLAFLMIHENMTLVEALKTVNSHRDICPNPGFLSQLRDLDIKLNEERKGVRESATKEP, encoded by the exons ATGCTTCACACGAAGGGCTCTTCCTCGGAAACCAGCAGCCTGGCACCATATGAAACACCATCACTGTTTGACCTTCAGAAGCTGTTCTGGTTCagaggagggtctgacaaccatTTGGACCAAGTCTGGCCAAACCTATTCCTGGGAGACGC ATGGGCTGCGAGAAGTAAAGCAACTCTTCAAAGCCTCAGTATTACTCACATCCTTAATGCAGCGGCTGGGCCGTACAGCATCAACACAGGAGCCAGATATTACAAAGATCTGCAAGTAGTGTACCATGGAGTAGAAGCATTCGATGACCCTTCCTTTGATTTAAGTGTCTTTTTCTATGATGCTGCTAATTTCATACAAAAAGCCTTATGCACACCAGGAG GTAAAGTGTTTGTTCATTGTGCCATGGGGATAAGCCGCTCCGCATCTTTAGTTCTCGCTTTTTTAATGATTCATGAAAACATGACGTTAGTGGAGGCTCTAAAAACGGTGAATTCTCACAGAGACATCTGCCCCAATCCGGGATTCCTGAGCCAGCTCCGAGACCTCGACATCAAAttaaatgaagagaggaaaggtgTTAGAGAATCTGCCACCAAAGAACCATAA